One window of the Benincasa hispida cultivar B227 chromosome 3, ASM972705v1, whole genome shotgun sequence genome contains the following:
- the LOC120073255 gene encoding pentatricopeptide repeat-containing protein At1g09900 — MLFIFNYYYRIGRKQIRFHELNYLNKFQKGSANSAFVLNGVIYKCLGHFCLHLLACSEHCAFFSSSSRRDSSFGRSLRTYCTDTYGRNNRFDAANDEFQKTDLEDSGDSSFFGNPNEEHEKDRHLKFGDDIVAEESNDEEEEDGDLGDAADLLGFNLSIRNHGQGNDFKRVEIGEDIFRYPLVRDTCKLIKLSSSWSRKFEGELRYLVRSLNPQQVCAVLLSQEDERIALQFFYWADRLWRYRHDSSVYLVMLEILSKTKLCQGAKRVLRLMTRRGIQLWPEAFGFVMVSYSRAGRLRDAMKVLTLMQRAGVEPNLSICNTAIHILVVGNELKKALKFAERMVLIGIAPNVVTYNCLIKGYCNVHQVGQAMELIDQMPSKGCFPDKVSYYTVMGFLCRDKRVNEIRELMKKMQMDSNLLPDHVTYNSLIQMLSKYGHGDEALEILREAEELRFKVDKVEYSAIVHAYCKEGKIKKAKELVGEMFSKGCDPDVVTYTSVLDGFCRIGKLDQAKKMMQQMYKHHCKPNAVTYTTLLNGLCRNGKSLEARNMMNMSEEEWWTPNAITYSVVVHGLRREGKLNEACDVVREMIGKGFFPNPVEINLLIQSLCRDGKPYEANQLLKECMNKGCAVNVVNFTTVIHGFCQKDDLEAALSLFDDMYLCNKHPDSVTYTTVIDALGKTGRMEEATELTMKMLRQGLVPSPVTFRSVIHQYCRKGRVEDLLKILKKMLLKSRFQTAYNLVIEKLCKFGYLEEASSLLGEVLRTASRTDAKTCHVLMESYLRVGIPMSAYKVACRMFNRNLIPDLKLCEKVSKRLMIEGKLEEADRLVFRFVERGCVSAQEQKHLQD, encoded by the coding sequence ATGTTATTCATTTTCAATTACTACTATAGAATTGGAAGAAAGCAAATCAGATTCCATGAACTGAATTATCTAAATAAGTTTCAGAAAGGTAGTGCTAATTCTGCTTTTGTTCTGAATGGAGTTATCTATAAATGCTTAGGCCATTTTTGTTTACACCTTTTAGCATGTAGTGAACACTGCGCATTTTTCTCGTCTTCTTCTCGGAGAGATTCGAGTTTCGGTCGTAGTTTAAGAACTTACTGCACTGATACTTATGGGAGAAATAATAGGTTTGATGCTGCAAATGACGAATTTCAGAAAACTGATTTGGAGGATTCCGGAGATTcgagtttctttggaaatcctAATGAGGAACATGAAAAGGATCGGCACTTAAAGTTCGGTGATGATATAGTGGCCGAAGAGTCTAATGACGAGGAAGAGGAAGATGGGGATCTTGGTGATGCCGCGGATCTTTTGGGGTTTAATTTGTCTATTAGAAATCACGGACAAGGAAATGATTTCAAAAGAGTTGAAATTGGTGAAGATATATTTAGATATCCCTTAGTGAGAGATACTTGTAAATTGATAAAGCTAAGTTCCTCTTGGAGTCGGAAGTTTGAAGGCGAATTGAGGTATTTAGTAAGAAGCCTAAACCCGCAGCAGGTTTGTGCTGTTTTGCTCTCTCAGGAAGACGAACGAATTGCTTTGCAGTTCTTCTATTGGGCAGATAGATTGTGGCGGTATAGACACGATTCATCTGTGTACTTAGTTATGCTTGAGATACTAAGTAAGACCAAATTATGTCAAGGTGCTAAACGGGTTCTCCGACTTATGACACGTAGAGGAATTCAGCTTTGGCCTGAAGCTTTTGGCTTTGTAATGGTGTCATATAGTCGGGCAGGAAGATTAAGGGATGCAATGAAGGTCTTGACCTTGATGCAGAGGGCAGGTGTTGAACCTAATTTGTCAATTTGTAACACTGCAATCCATATTTTGGTCGTGGGAAATGAGTTAAAAAAGGCATTGAAGTTTGCAGAACGTATGGTACTTATTGGCATTGCCCCCAATGTTGTGACTTATAACTGTTTGATCAAGGGCTATTGTAATGTGCATCAGGTTGGCCAAGCCATGGAACTGATTGATCAAATGCCATCTAAGGGATGTTTCCCAGataaagttagttattatactGTCATGGGATTCCTCTGTAGAGACAAGAGGGTGAATGAAATTAGGgaattgatgaagaaaatgCAGATGGACAGTAACTTATTACCAGATCATGTTACTTACAATTCTCTAATCCAGATGCTTTCAAAGTATGGCCACGGAGATGAGGCTCTAGAGATTCTTAGAGAAGCAGAAGAATTGCGATTTAAGGTTGACAAGGTTGAGTATAGTGCAATAGTTCATGCATACTGCAAGGAAGGAAAGATTAAGAAGGCAAAAGAGCTTGTTGGTGAGATGTTCTCCAAGGGCTGTGATCCAGATGTTGTAACATACACCTCTGTCCTTGATGGGTTTTGTCGTATAGGGAAACTTGATCAAGCAAAAAAGATGATGCAACAGATGTATAAGCATCACTGCAAACCTAATGCTGTAACGTATACAACATTGCTAAATGGTCTTTGCCGCAATGGAAAATCATTAGAAGCTAGAAATATGATGAATATGAGTGAGGAAGAGTGGTGGACACCTAATGCCATTACTTATAGTGTTGTAGTTCATGGGTTACGCCGGGAAGGGAAACTGAACGAAGCTTGTGATGTAGTGAGGGAGATGATTGGAAAAGGTTTCTTTCCTAATCCAGTTGAAATTAACTTATTGATACAATCTCTTTGCCGGGATGGGAAACCATACGAAGCTAATCAGTTACTGAAGGAGTGCATGAACAAGGGTTGTGCTGTTAATGTAGTCAATTTCACCACTGTCATTCATGGATTTTGTCAGAAAGATGATTTGGAAGCTGCACTGTCATTGTTCGATGACATGTACCTTTGTAACAAGCACCCTGATTCCGTGACATACACAACAGTAATTGATGCACTGGGCAAGACTGGCCGTATGGAAGAAGCCACTGAACTTACAATGAAGATGCTTAGGCAAGGGTTGGTTCCTTCTCCAGTTACATTCAGGTCTGTCATCCACCAGTATTGTCGAAAGGGTAGGGTAGAAGAtttgttgaaaatattgaagaagATGCTTTTGAAAAGCAGATTTCAAACAGCATATAATTTAGTTATTGAGAAACTATGTAAATTTGGATACCTTGAGGAGGCCAGTAGCCTTTTGGGTGAGGTTTTGAGGACGGCTTCAAGAACTGATGCTAAAACTTGTCATGTACTTATGGAGAGTTATTTACGTGTTGGAATTCCTATGTCAGCATATAAAGTTGCTTGCCGAATGTTCAATAGAAATCTAATTCCTGATTTAAAGTTATGTGAGAAGGTCAGCAAGAGGCTTATGATAGAAGGAAAATTGGAGGAGGCCGATAGGCTTGTATTTCGGTTTGTTGAGCGTGGTTGTGTCTCGGCTCAAGAACAAAAACACTTGCAGGACTAA